ATACGGAGCTGCCCACCTACCCAGCCCCGGATGGCCCGCGCTACCCGGTGCTGGGCGTCTGGGCCGCAGGTGACGAGGTGTGCGGCCTGGGCATCCGTGAGGGACGGGGGCGCGTCACCGATAACCGCGCCAGCTTTGTGCCGCACTGGACCGAGTAAGGGCCTGAACGGCTCAGGGGCGGTGCCGGGGCGTGCGGTTCATCAGGGTCAGCCCGGCCAGAATCACGGCTACTCCCAGCAGCGGCAGCAGGCCGTACCGTTCCCCGGCCAGCACGCCCCAGAAGATGCCCCAGATCGGCAGAATGTAGGTGATGGCGCTGGCCTGGGTGGCTGAAGTGCGCGACAACAACGTGTAGAACAGCAGGTAGGCCAGCCCCGATCCGAAGATCCCCAGGACGGCGACACTGGCCAGCGCTTTGGCCGTCACCTCCGCAGGAAAGCCGCTCAGCAGTGCGGGGACGAGCAGCATCAGACCGGACAGGGTCAGTTGCAAGGTAGCTATGCCAAGCGGGGCGTAGCCCTGCAGGCGGGACTTGGCCAGGGTATTCGCCAGCGCGTAGGACAGCGCCGCCGCCAGAATCATGGCCAGACCCAGTGCCGTGGCGTTGCCACCAATCAGGCTGCCTGACACGGTCAGGCCGACACCGACCAGCCCCAGCAGGACCCCCACCGTCATACGTGAATTCACGTGGGCGTCCTTGAGGAGCCAGGCCACCAGCAACGTGAACAGCGGTGTGGTGGCGTTCAGGATGGCCGCGATCCCACTGGACACCGTCAGCTCACCCCAGGCGAACAGCGTCCAGGGAACGGCGTTGTTCAGCAGCGCCACAGTCAGCAGCGGCCAGAACACCTCACGGGTCGGTAGCGCTGGACGCTTCCAGGCAAACACCGCCCAGAGCACCGCCGCCCCGAAGGCGCAACGTAAAAAGGCCACCCACAGCGGTGAAAAGCTCTCGCCCGCCAGCTTGATAAGAATAAAGGACGCTCCCCAGAAAAAGGAGAGCGTGAACCAGATCAGGAGATCCTGCCGGGTCATGGGGTTGGCGGACCGCCCGCCACCAGATCCAGGTGGGCCAGGTGAGGCTGACTGTGCCGAGCATCCAAGGAAAGGAGTCCGTCCAGGGTCACCTGCGCGGCGGCCCTGGCCCGCAGCTCTTCAGACAGGCGGTCCGACACAGCAATCCGTTCACGCCGCTGGTCGGGGGTCAGCGCTCCTTGTTGCGGTGCCGGACCAATCGGATAACGGGGGTCGGTCATCTGGCCACTATATGCTTGCGCCTGATCCCGGTGTCTGCGACCAGCTCTAGAGGCCGAATCGGAAGATGACGGAGATGGCTGCACCTCCGCAGGTTGTAGGCGAGCACACGGGCACAGCTCCGCAGGAGAGCGAGGAGGCATAGACTGGCTTGGACCTCACACCCCTGTTCCGGATGACCTCTAGACTGACTCCATGTTGCAACTGGTCCAGGGAAATATCGCAGGCGAAACCTCGTGTGCGGTCGCTACCGCCGCCAACGCCTCACTGGTCGGCGGCGGCGGGGTAGATGGTGTGATTCACCGCGCCGCCGGGCCGGAGCTGCTGCGCG
The sequence above is a segment of the Deinococcus radiophilus genome. Coding sequences within it:
- a CDS encoding DMT family transporter; the protein is MTRQDLLIWFTLSFFWGASFILIKLAGESFSPLWVAFLRCAFGAAVLWAVFAWKRPALPTREVFWPLLTVALLNNAVPWTLFAWGELTVSSGIAAILNATTPLFTLLVAWLLKDAHVNSRMTVGVLLGLVGVGLTVSGSLIGGNATALGLAMILAAALSYALANTLAKSRLQGYAPLGIATLQLTLSGLMLLVPALLSGFPAEVTAKALASVAVLGIFGSGLAYLLFYTLLSRTSATQASAITYILPIWGIFWGVLAGERYGLLPLLGVAVILAGLTLMNRTPRHRP
- a CDS encoding DinB family protein: MTDPRYPIGPAPQQGALTPDQRRERIAVSDRLSEELRARAAAQVTLDGLLSLDARHSQPHLAHLDLVAGGPPTP